The following proteins come from a genomic window of Candidatus Obscuribacter sp.:
- a CDS encoding PD40 domain-containing protein, whose protein sequence is MNLTRRTKIIIATGFCVLTALLLLLNLKEIIKNSPQYFGYRGQDLFGVYTAQLDGRHFAKLLSDPLKEMSHVRFAPDGSKITLTRYNRILSSGLAEENGSDYLNTEIMVANADGTELKSLTKTGPAVMNANSSWIDNERLIYVHTDDVHSKLPELRVLNIATKQEQRVPTPPNLAVADPTCKNDKLVFPVVQTSTDASACNPLWIANLSGAGLKQLTNPVITKPIMPLQFKLGDYDPWLSPDGSSVAFMRYSGGTDWRVYTVDVDTRVERELTPPGIACGIPKWSNDGKSIIYVSWDTSDLKKLGLYLIDPTGANKRQIALPAGYLYSHPSFVPDSGQTNTAQIVFSTRRVPALPGSPPQE, encoded by the coding sequence GTGAACCTCACCCGTCGCACTAAAATCATCATTGCCACAGGGTTTTGTGTGCTGACCGCACTGCTATTACTGCTTAATCTCAAAGAAATAATCAAAAATAGTCCTCAGTATTTTGGTTATAGAGGTCAAGATTTATTTGGCGTTTATACAGCCCAACTCGATGGCAGACATTTTGCAAAGTTGCTTAGCGATCCGCTAAAAGAGATGTCGCATGTGCGCTTTGCGCCTGACGGCAGCAAAATCACACTGACGAGATATAACAGAATACTGAGTAGTGGTCTGGCAGAAGAAAATGGCAGTGACTACCTTAATACCGAAATCATGGTGGCAAACGCCGACGGTACTGAGCTTAAGTCGTTGACTAAAACCGGTCCAGCTGTGATGAATGCAAACAGCAGCTGGATTGACAACGAGCGCCTAATTTATGTCCACACTGACGATGTGCACAGCAAATTGCCCGAGCTGCGCGTGCTAAACATCGCCACCAAGCAAGAGCAGCGAGTGCCTACACCCCCAAACCTGGCCGTGGCAGATCCCACCTGCAAAAATGACAAACTGGTCTTCCCCGTGGTGCAGACAAGTACCGACGCCAGTGCCTGCAATCCTCTCTGGATAGCCAATCTCAGTGGCGCTGGACTGAAGCAGTTAACCAATCCAGTGATAACAAAGCCAATAATGCCGCTGCAATTTAAGCTGGGGGATTACGACCCCTGGCTTTCGCCCGACGGTAGTTCGGTAGCCTTTATGCGCTACAGTGGTGGCACGGATTGGCGCGTATACACCGTTGATGTCGACACCAGAGTAGAGAGAGAATTGACTCCACCAGGCATCGCATGCGGTATTCCAAAGTGGTCAAATGATGGTAAATCAATTATCTACGTCTCCTGGGATACAAGTGACCTCAAAAAACTGGGACTGTATTTGATTGACCCGACTGGAGCAAACAAACGTCAGATTGCACTGCCGGCTGGCTATCTCTATTCACATCCGTCTTTTGTACCGGACAGTGGACAGACAAACACTGCCCAGATAGTCTTTAGCACCAGACGTGTACCGGCATTGCCCGGCAGTCCACCACAAGAGTGA
- a CDS encoding NAD(P)H-dependent oxidoreductase, which translates to MTVHTLVISSSLNVESKSRLLARVVYDDIPQASGTKRFMDLRDHPLPLCDGGKAYGDANVKIVEAQIKEADCIIVGFPVYNYSCSAALKNLVELTGRAWENKVVGFVCAAGGKSSYMSVMNIASSLMLDFRSVIVPRFVYADGEGFSGVEISDPSLRKRLEELALSSTRFAQALKSVN; encoded by the coding sequence ATGACTGTACACACCCTTGTTATAAGCTCCAGTCTCAATGTCGAAAGCAAGAGCCGATTGCTTGCCCGTGTGGTCTATGACGACATCCCTCAGGCTAGCGGCACTAAGCGCTTTATGGATTTGCGCGATCATCCCTTGCCCCTTTGCGATGGTGGCAAGGCTTATGGCGACGCCAATGTCAAAATTGTCGAAGCCCAAATAAAAGAAGCTGATTGCATCATTGTCGGCTTTCCTGTCTATAACTACTCATGCTCTGCTGCCCTTAAAAATCTAGTGGAGTTGACTGGCCGCGCCTGGGAAAACAAAGTCGTTGGTTTTGTCTGTGCTGCTGGTGGCAAATCGAGCTATATGTCAGTGATGAATATCGCTTCGTCTCTGATGCTAGACTTCCGCTCGGTAATTGTGCCGCGTTTTGTCTATGCTGATGGCGAGGGCTTTAGTGGTGTGGAGATAAGCGATCCCTCATTGCGCAAGCGCCTGGAAGAGTTAGCGCTCTCATCTACCCGTTTTGCTCAGGCGCTAAAGAGCGTCAATTAG
- a CDS encoding tetratricopeptide repeat protein, producing the protein MPEFAKRTSLTLMAGLVCLMALPGPQNAVHAKTSNKNTKDPADKNCKLGKELYKKGDYDGAIDALLQSTYFARNGYAPEAFYYLGLAYKAKGQDLKAVDALTHHLQQTIEKAAPGHLALCQVYTRLKTFDKANEQIVMAFGDSEYKDPIYPDLFVAQGELNEAQGNFGGACDCYLRALGDHKSQWDRYYPWIRYAECLMKLKDWIKAYSTLTEMTKTSNPLVGIKYDRVYLDMGICMLTKGSHQGAIENWHKALEYEPDNKEVHLQLAMLFEAEKHLSSAVKEYRHFIRCSKDEVDGPRRRQVEQRIATIEQKLAVENVAPSPTNLSPYMRNQEQMEVDSRLQEQQKQLKNLPSDAGF; encoded by the coding sequence TTGCCTGAATTTGCCAAACGCACAAGCTTGACCCTCATGGCCGGGTTGGTTTGCCTTATGGCTTTGCCCGGGCCACAAAATGCGGTCCACGCCAAAACTAGCAACAAAAATACTAAAGACCCGGCTGACAAAAACTGCAAACTAGGCAAAGAGCTCTATAAAAAGGGCGATTATGATGGCGCCATCGATGCTCTTTTGCAGTCTACTTATTTTGCCCGCAATGGTTATGCGCCCGAAGCCTTTTATTATCTGGGACTGGCTTACAAAGCAAAAGGTCAGGACCTCAAAGCGGTCGATGCCCTCACCCACCATCTCCAGCAAACCATCGAAAAGGCTGCTCCTGGCCACCTGGCGCTCTGTCAGGTCTACACCAGGTTGAAAACTTTTGACAAAGCCAATGAACAGATAGTCATGGCTTTTGGGGATAGCGAATATAAAGACCCAATCTATCCCGACCTCTTTGTCGCTCAAGGTGAGTTGAACGAGGCTCAGGGTAATTTTGGTGGTGCTTGTGACTGTTACTTGAGGGCTCTCGGTGACCATAAGAGCCAGTGGGACCGCTACTATCCCTGGATCCGCTATGCCGAATGTCTGATGAAGCTGAAAGACTGGATCAAAGCCTATAGCACCCTGACTGAGATGACCAAAACCAGCAACCCGCTAGTGGGCATCAAATACGACCGGGTCTATCTGGACATGGGCATTTGTATGCTCACCAAAGGTAGCCACCAGGGCGCCATCGAAAATTGGCATAAGGCGCTAGAGTACGAGCCCGACAACAAAGAAGTGCACCTGCAACTGGCCATGTTATTTGAGGCTGAGAAGCATCTTTCTTCGGCTGTAAAAGAGTACAGACATTTTATCCGTTGCAGCAAAGACGAAGTAGATGGTCCCAGGCGCAGGCAGGTGGAGCAGCGTATCGCTACTATCGAGCAAAAGCTGGCAGTAGAAAACGTGGCTCCCAGTCCTACCAATCTATCTCCGTATATGCGCAATCAGGAACAAATGGAAGTAGACTCCAGACTGCAAGAACAGCAAAAGCAGTTAAAAAATCTGCCATCTGACGCTGGCTTTTAG
- the ligA gene encoding NAD-dependent DNA ligase LigA, whose amino-acid sequence MSDDTRRATGAILNDQLETEEARLRIDELKRLVEHHRFCYYVEQPEIPDSEFDKLFNELKMLESQYPQFATSDSPTQTVGAKPSTDFKEVKHLIPMLSLANAMGVDDLKQWQERLYKGLKEIDDVPADLNLSFVCEHKIDGLSIGLSYRAGHFAQGATRGNGEVGEDVTLNLKTVFGLPRQVKPVPKLKDGTLRASAMGLSEDEYQLYTPQKLEVRGEVYMPVSSFTVLNEALQEEGQPLFANPRNAASGSLRQKDPAKTAKRKLALWTYFLYVLDDGIKQPESHFENLALLAAMGFPVEPNRYRTELDGVLKYVAEWQDTRHGLDYQTDGVVIKLDQRPLWQALGNTTHSPRWAIAFKYPPEEVETVVEAINFDVGRTGAVTPVAALKPVKLAGTTVKRATLHNSEQIKRLDVRVNDVVVVRKAGEIIPEVVSVKIDKRPANSVPFEFPTTCPACGSELERLNEEVVLRCPNIYGCDSQRLRRLIHWVGKEAMNIDGVGEVLIAELSRQGLVQSPADFYKLTEEDLLKLDRVGSKSATNAINAIAASKNRPLAALVFALGIRHVGVSVGELLAKRFNSMDKIIAASPEDIANIEGLGPVISEHVRHYFSQEQNLKLIEELRAAGLSMEDKDVIQVPQTMTGLTFVITGSLESMERTEAEKAVKERGGKASSSVSKKTDYLVAGPGAGSKLAKATELGIKTINEEVFLELLNRSEPIA is encoded by the coding sequence GTGAGCGATGACACCAGGCGAGCAACCGGGGCGATTTTGAACGATCAATTAGAAACTGAAGAAGCAAGATTGCGTATCGACGAGTTGAAGCGACTAGTCGAGCACCACCGCTTTTGTTATTACGTCGAACAGCCTGAAATACCAGATAGCGAGTTTGACAAACTCTTTAACGAGCTAAAAATGCTCGAGTCTCAGTATCCACAATTTGCCACCAGTGATAGTCCCACGCAGACTGTGGGAGCTAAGCCCAGCACTGATTTTAAGGAAGTAAAACATCTAATACCTATGCTCAGTCTGGCCAATGCCATGGGCGTTGATGACCTCAAACAATGGCAGGAGCGTCTGTACAAAGGCCTCAAAGAAATAGACGATGTGCCCGCTGATCTCAATTTGAGTTTTGTTTGTGAACATAAAATCGATGGCTTATCGATTGGACTCTCTTACCGTGCTGGTCACTTTGCCCAGGGTGCCACCAGGGGTAATGGCGAAGTAGGTGAGGATGTCACCCTCAATCTCAAAACTGTATTTGGTCTGCCTCGTCAAGTAAAACCAGTGCCAAAGCTAAAAGACGGTACTTTGAGAGCCTCTGCAATGGGTCTTAGCGAAGACGAATACCAACTCTATACACCTCAAAAGCTGGAAGTGCGCGGCGAAGTCTATATGCCGGTCTCCAGTTTTACAGTATTAAACGAAGCTTTGCAGGAGGAAGGACAGCCGCTTTTTGCCAATCCTCGTAACGCCGCCAGTGGCTCACTGAGACAAAAGGACCCGGCTAAGACAGCTAAGCGCAAACTGGCACTCTGGACTTATTTTTTGTATGTGCTTGATGATGGCATTAAGCAACCTGAGAGTCATTTTGAAAATCTGGCATTGCTTGCTGCCATGGGCTTTCCGGTGGAGCCTAATCGCTACCGTACTGAGTTGGATGGCGTACTCAAATATGTAGCCGAATGGCAAGATACAAGACACGGACTTGATTATCAAACTGACGGTGTGGTGATTAAGCTGGATCAGCGCCCTCTCTGGCAAGCCCTGGGCAATACTACACATTCGCCGCGCTGGGCTATTGCCTTTAAATACCCACCCGAAGAAGTCGAAACTGTGGTGGAGGCAATCAATTTTGATGTGGGGCGCACCGGGGCAGTCACTCCTGTCGCTGCTTTGAAGCCAGTTAAACTGGCTGGCACCACAGTCAAAAGAGCGACACTGCATAACAGCGAGCAAATCAAAAGACTGGATGTGCGCGTCAATGACGTTGTTGTGGTACGTAAAGCGGGTGAAATTATTCCCGAGGTAGTCTCGGTCAAAATTGATAAGAGACCTGCCAACAGTGTGCCTTTTGAATTTCCCACGACATGTCCAGCTTGCGGTAGCGAGCTTGAGCGTCTCAACGAAGAAGTCGTCTTAAGATGCCCGAACATCTATGGCTGTGATTCGCAACGCTTACGCAGGCTTATACACTGGGTCGGCAAAGAAGCGATGAATATCGACGGAGTCGGTGAAGTCCTTATTGCTGAGTTGAGTCGTCAGGGTTTGGTACAAAGTCCAGCTGACTTTTATAAGCTAACTGAAGAAGACTTGCTCAAACTAGATAGGGTCGGCTCTAAATCAGCAACAAACGCTATCAATGCTATTGCTGCTAGCAAAAATAGACCACTGGCAGCACTTGTCTTTGCTCTCGGCATAAGGCATGTGGGTGTGTCGGTAGGAGAGTTATTGGCTAAGCGCTTTAACTCAATGGACAAAATCATTGCAGCATCGCCAGAAGATATTGCCAATATCGAAGGTCTTGGACCTGTGATTAGTGAGCATGTGCGCCATTATTTTAGTCAGGAGCAAAATCTCAAGCTGATTGAGGAGCTAAGAGCGGCAGGTCTCTCCATGGAGGACAAAGACGTCATCCAGGTGCCGCAAACAATGACTGGTCTGACTTTTGTCATCACTGGCTCGCTGGAGTCCATGGAGCGCACCGAGGCCGAAAAGGCTGTCAAAGAACGGGGCGGCAAAGCCAGCTCCTCTGTCTCTAAAAAGACCGATTATCTGGTGGCAGGACCGGGTGCAGGATCAAAATTGGCGAAAGCTACAGAACTTGGTATAAAGACTATTAATGAAGAAGTCTTTTTGGAATTATTGAATAGAAGTGAGCCTATTGCCTGA
- a CDS encoding acetyl-CoA C-acetyltransferase: MNDRDTVIVDGLRTPFGRMGGAFATLSAVKLATPLIKEIVKRNKIDVNTIDEVIVGQVVQAGCGQIPSRQALLAAGLPNTTESTTVNKVCASGMRAVTIADLRIRANDADIILAGGMESMSQAPYIVEANSARFGKRMGHVGFQDAMLVDGLECPVSGVHMAVHGAKVADEFGITRQQQDEWACRSHQKAIAAIEKGAFAREILSVEVPAGKGQTKVIDKDEAPRADTNMETLSKLKPVFVEKGTITAGNAPGVNDGACMLLVMSAGKAKELGLKPLARIVSHASIGQDVPYLATVPALATQKALKKANLKVEDLELMEINEAFASVALKSINMLGIDPEKVNVNGGAIALGHPIGASGARILLTLAKEMESRGAKLGAAAICSGTGQGDCVILSREGLD; encoded by the coding sequence ATGAATGACAGAGATACGGTAATTGTTGATGGGTTGAGAACACCCTTCGGTCGTATGGGCGGTGCTTTTGCCACCTTGAGCGCGGTTAAGTTAGCGACTCCCTTGATCAAAGAAATCGTGAAGCGCAACAAAATCGACGTTAACACCATTGACGAAGTTATCGTCGGCCAGGTTGTACAGGCTGGCTGTGGTCAGATACCTTCTCGTCAGGCTCTTCTGGCAGCTGGTTTGCCTAACACCACCGAATCCACTACTGTCAACAAAGTCTGTGCTTCAGGCATGCGTGCAGTCACCATTGCTGACCTGCGCATCCGTGCTAATGACGCCGATATCATTCTGGCTGGCGGCATGGAATCAATGAGTCAGGCTCCCTATATTGTCGAGGCCAATTCGGCTCGTTTTGGTAAGCGTATGGGTCACGTGGGCTTTCAAGACGCTATGCTCGTAGATGGTCTGGAGTGCCCGGTCTCTGGCGTACACATGGCTGTGCACGGCGCTAAAGTCGCTGACGAATTTGGCATCACTCGCCAACAGCAGGATGAATGGGCTTGCCGCAGTCACCAAAAAGCTATTGCTGCCATCGAAAAGGGTGCATTTGCCAGAGAAATCCTCTCAGTGGAAGTCCCTGCTGGCAAAGGCCAGACTAAAGTTATCGATAAAGACGAAGCGCCCCGCGCTGATACCAATATGGAAACCCTGTCCAAGCTCAAGCCTGTATTTGTCGAAAAGGGCACGATCACCGCTGGTAATGCTCCTGGTGTTAATGACGGTGCTTGCATGCTGCTAGTAATGAGCGCTGGCAAAGCAAAAGAACTTGGTCTCAAACCACTCGCTCGCATCGTCTCTCATGCCAGTATCGGTCAGGACGTGCCTTATCTGGCTACTGTGCCGGCTCTAGCTACCCAAAAGGCGCTCAAAAAAGCCAACCTCAAAGTAGAAGATCTTGAGCTTATGGAAATCAATGAAGCCTTTGCTAGTGTGGCTCTCAAATCAATCAATATGCTTGGCATTGACCCCGAAAAGGTTAACGTCAATGGTGGCGCTATTGCCCTTGGTCACCCTATCGGGGCTAGTGGTGCTCGTATCCTTTTGACTCTTGCCAAAGAGATGGAGAGCCGTGGTGCCAAACTTGGTGCTGCCGCTATTTGCTCGGGCACCGGTCAAGGTGATTGTGTCATCTTGAGCCGTGAAGGACTCGATTAA
- a CDS encoding RDD family protein, whose product MSSYNPDPKRNLRRPARGGTTAPSKKQSQGGNPISNLFGPLNAIIEQKRQDAVVEPPKIEPGRRLIALGIDFGVAYIIFLVLSCVPLLNHFLTLALVIPVVMCVRDYFFGGRGFGKNAMGLKVVDLATGEGPGLLQVLTRNAIYLGPIIFEEFTFTIFHLLPFNEVFVWIKTALGIMVQVYVLVIVPIEIYRSLQREDSMRLGDALAGTCIVEADMNFSSLLPK is encoded by the coding sequence ATGTCTAGCTACAACCCCGATCCTAAACGCAATTTGCGACGACCAGCTCGTGGCGGTACCACTGCGCCCAGCAAAAAACAGTCCCAGGGCGGCAATCCCATATCCAATTTGTTTGGCCCGCTAAACGCCATTATCGAACAAAAGCGCCAGGACGCTGTAGTCGAACCACCCAAAATTGAACCCGGTCGCAGGCTCATTGCCCTGGGTATAGACTTTGGAGTGGCTTATATTATTTTTCTGGTTTTGAGTTGTGTGCCACTTCTCAACCACTTCCTTACGCTCGCGCTTGTCATCCCGGTTGTAATGTGCGTGCGTGATTACTTTTTTGGCGGTCGCGGCTTTGGCAAAAATGCCATGGGTCTCAAAGTTGTAGACCTGGCTACAGGCGAAGGACCGGGCTTATTACAAGTGCTGACGCGCAATGCTATCTATCTGGGTCCGATAATTTTTGAAGAATTCACTTTCACGATTTTCCACCTTTTGCCTTTTAACGAGGTCTTTGTGTGGATCAAAACTGCTCTCGGCATAATGGTGCAAGTTTACGTATTAGTAATAGTCCCCATAGAAATCTATCGCTCATTGCAAAGGGAAGATAGTATGAGACTTGGTGACGCCCTGGCGGGCACCTGTATAGTCGAGGCTGACATGAATTTCAGTAGTTTGCTGCCCAAGTAA